CACACGCGCTATGGCTATGATCTGCTTCACGATTTGCATACCCAAGCGCAACAAAGCAGTGAATGGATGGTGGATGATCGCGTGTTTGAACTCTCCAAAGAGGTCGCTTTGTATCATCATGAACATTTTGATGGGACAGGCTATCCTGCACAGATCCAAGGAGAACAGATTCCTGTTCTTGCGCGAGTCGTCCATATGATCGATGTGCTCGATGCGTTGCTTTCTCATCGCTCGTACAAAGAACCCAAGCCTTGGAGTGCGGTACGTTCTTGGATGATCCATCACGCGCATACGCACTATGATCCATCGATCATCGAATTTTTCATAGCGCATGAATCGGACTTGAATGCGATGTACGAGAGCACAAAAACGTCCTCCCGCTCTTCTTCATTGGATAGCTACACATGTGTGAAAAAAGTGGATTGAAAATGGAGGGTTTTTAGGGTTGACAAAACGCTAGACTGAGTGTGGAAGGGAGGTGAACGTGTGTGGGACGATTCCTCGTAAAAAAAATAAAGGCATGGATGAGCAGTGAGCAAGGTGGGTTTTTCGATGGCTCCATGTACGATTTGGGCATGGTTTTATTTTCATTGACCGCTCTGTTGCTCATAGCTGGATTGCTATATGGCGCAATTAATTCATCGACAGCTTCGATGGTTCACGTATTTTCAAATCTTTTTTAATCACAAACACCATACTGGGAGGCTTTTATGATGAAAAAAGGAATCACAATCGGGTCATTAGTACGCAGTGAACGTGGAGATACCGTAGAAAAAAACGTGAACGTGATGGCATGGGTAGGAGCGACGATCGTCCTATTCGCCATCATT
This portion of the Sulfoacidibacillus ferrooxidans genome encodes:
- a CDS encoding HD-GYP domain-containing protein, with amino-acid sequence HTRYGYDLLHDLHTQAQQSSEWMVDDRVFELSKEVALYHHEHFDGTGYPAQIQGEQIPVLARVVHMIDVLDALLSHRSYKEPKPWSAVRSWMIHHAHTHYDPSIIEFFIAHESDLNAMYESTKTSSRSSSLDSYTCVKKVD